The Helicobacter jaachi genome contains the following window.
ATGGAGTGGGTTGGGGGGTTTAGCCCAAATGGAAAAAATTTACTCATCTTTAGCGTAGCATTTTTACTTTCATTTTTTTGCATGAACAATGTATCTGAATTCTTATATTTTAATTTTTAAGGATAATTATGAGCTATAAAGCCTTTGTATTTGCTTGCTTTTTTATCGCACTTGGTGTGCCTTTAGCGGTGGTGAGCGCTAACTATATCATTAATCCCTATGAGATTTTTAATCATCATCTTTTTCTTAAAGGCATAAATCACAATCAGCGCTATGAAAAAATACAATACTTAAAAACTCATCACGCCAAATACAACTCCTATCTTATCGGTAGCTCCAAAGTTGGGTTTATATCGCCAAGTCTTATAGAATCTTATATTCCTCAATCACATTTTTATAATGCATGGGCTTCAAGTGCTAATATTTTAGATGCGCAAATTTTTGTTGATTATCTCATCGCGTCACATTTTGATGTAAAAAATTTATATATTCTTATTGATATTGAACGCAATGTGTATTTAACAGATTATCGTATTATCAATGACGCGCAAAGAATGTGGCATTACGAGATTGCACATAAAGATAAGAATGCATTTTTTACACTTTATCTTACTTCATTTTTTCCTAAAGCCATCTGGACAAAACTTAAGCACTTTAATAAGCCCTTAGAGCAATTTGAGGATATTCACACAGGCACTTGGGGTTATACACTAAGAAAAGCCCAAAGAGAAGCAAACCTCGCACTATATATACAAAATGAACCCACATTCCACAAAAATATAGAATCAAGTATAAAGACGCTCAATGAGTTAGAAACTTTCACAAAAAGTCTAGATTCTATATTTAATCACTGCCAAACGCTGCACATCAATTGTATTTTTGTAACCTCGCCTACTTACTATAAGGAGGCAAACTCCACTACACAAGAGGTTAAAGAACAAATGCTAAAAGCCATAGCGGATTCTATCCCTTCTGGATTTTGGCATTTTAGCTATAAAAATACCATTACCATAGATGAGAAAAATTATTATGAATCCACCCACCACATTGAAGAAATCGACAGCCTTATGTTAGCGCGTATTTTTCATGATACAAAAGTGCAGATTCCAAATGACTTTGGGATATTTATTACAAAGGAAAATTTTGCCGCATCACTAGAGAAAATGCGTGCTATTGAGGCTAAATACAAGTAATCTCACACATCTAAGTGTTTAACATCTTTTGCATGCTCTTGGATATACACGCGACGCGGCTCGACCTCATCACCCATAAAAAGCGTGAAAATCTCATCAGTATCAGCATCATCATCAATTTTTACGCGCAAAAGTGTGCGATTAGCTTTCATCATCGTAGTTTCCCATAATTGCTCTGGATTCATCTCGCCCAAACCTTTGTATCGCTGGATATAGGCATCTTTTTTCGCACTTTCTTCAATTTTCTCCAAAAATTCAATCAAATCCTCTCCATTAAGAAAATCTAAAGCCCTGCTAGCAATCTTTTTATAAATATGTCTAGCCTCTTGGAAAAAATTATCCATAAACAGCGCACTATTAATGTGAAGTTCTACAAGCCCTACTTTTGTTTGCACATAGAGCGTTATTTGCGCTTCTTGCACGCTTTTATTAAGGATATTGCACTCTTTACTTATAAGATAAGATTCTATCTTTTGGCTAAGCTCAGTTAAATCTAGACTATCAAACTGCTCATTTTCGACCAAATAGCGCACCACCTCAATCATAGGATAATGCTTCTCAAGCTCTTTTAAAATACTGCGATAGTGTGAAATGAATTTAAGAATCTCCAAAAGTTCTTTATTACCAACACCCTGAAAGCTAAAATTCTCTATACCATTTTCGATAAGATACTCGCTCAAAGCCCGCTCATCTTTGAGATAAATCTCTTTTTTGCCTTTTTTATAGCGATATAAGGGAGGTTGAGCGATATAAATATGCCCATTTTCCACAAGAGGCTTTAAATAGCGATAAAAAAATGTCATCAAAAGCGTTTGTATGTGACTTCCATCAACATCAGCATCAGTCATTATAATAATTTTGTGATAGCGCAGCTTTTCGATATTAAACTCATCGCCAATGCCGCAACCAAAGGCAGTAATCATATTTTTAATCTCATCACTTTTTAAAATCTTATCAAGGCGGGATTTCTCCACATTTAAAATTTTGCCGCGCAGAGGTAAAATGGCCTGAAAGGCTCTATCGCGCCCTTGCTTTGCGCTCCCTCCTGCGCTATCGCCCTCTACAAGATAGATTTCAGATTCTATAGGGTCTTTACTCTGGCAATCAGCGAGCTTACCGGGCAATGTGCCAACAGAAAAACTCTCTTTTTTGCGCGTTAAATCTCGCGCTTTTTTAGCCGCTTCACGCCCGCGTGCTGCCATAATGGCTTTTTGCATAATGGCTTTGGCTTCATTTGGATTTTCTTCAAAAAATTTTGAAAGTTTTTCATAAATGAGCTTTTGCACGATAGGCTTTACAAATGAGCTGCCCAATTTTCCTTTAGTTTGCCCTTCAAATTGCGGGTCTATAACTTTTGTAGAAATAATCGCCACAAGCCCCTCGCGCACATCATCGCCTGTAACTTTAGAATCTTTCTCCCTAGCGCTTGCATTTGCTTCAATATAATTCATAATCGCTCGACTTAAGCCTGCTCTAAAGCCTGCTTCATGTGTCCCGCCATCTGGTGTGCGGATATTATTCACAAAACTCAAAACCTTTTCATCATAGCCCTCATTATAAGCTAGAGCAATTTCTACATCTGTTTCTAACTCAAAGGCTGAAAAGCTTATGATTGAGGAGATAAGAGGCTTTTTATTAATGTCTTGTATAAATTGAGACAATCCACCCTCAAAGTGATAATGTTCCTCTAGCTGCGTGCGCTCATCTTTAAAATGAATAGTGATATTGTGATTAAGATATGCCATTTCTTTAAAGCGCGCAATAAGTATTTGCGCATCAAATTCTAGCACTTCCATAACCTCACCATCAGGGATAAACTCAATAGTCGTGCCATTTTCATTAGTATCGCCAATAATTTCTAAATCACTTTGGGGAATACCTTTGGCAAATTCTTGACGATAAATATGCCCATTTTTTTTAATAGTCATAATGAGGTGCTTGGAGAGGGCATTTACCACACTCACACCCACACCATGCAAGCCGCCAGAAACTTTATAAGTATCTTGGTCAAATTTTCCACCTGCATGCAAGGTAGTAAGCACAAGCGTCGCAGCAGGTAGATTCTCTGTAGGGTGAATATCTACGGGGATACCGCGTCCATTATCCTCAATGATAGCGCTTCCTTGTGTTGTAAGCGTGATACTAATCTCATTACAATACCCCGCCATAGCCTCATCTATGGAGTTATCTACCACTTCATAAATCATATGATGCAAGCCGCCGATATTTGTATCGCCAATATACATTCCGGGGCGCTTGCGAACGGCTTCTAAACCTTTTAAAACTTTAATATTGCTGGCTTGATATTCTTTTTTATCCATAATTATGCTCCATAGAGATGATTACAAAACTAGATTCTATAAATTTATAGAATCACAGGCATAATCACAGTTGAGAAATTCTCATATACAACGACAAATGGCGTATTTGTGTCATTTAAACATAGCACAAATTCACTGCCCTCAACTTGAGAGAGAAAATCTAAAATGTATTTAGAATTAATCCCTAATGTGAATTCATCAATTCCTGTCTGCACTTCAATTTGTGTGCTAGCCTCTCCGCTTTCTTCATTAAGCGTTTCAAAAGAAATTTCATTAGGTGTAAGTGTAATTTTAATATTATTTGCAAGTGATTTTACAAACTGCAAAGCATCGACAAATTTATCTTTAGGCAGAGTGATTTTATGCTTAAATTCTTTGGGAATGATTTTTTCATAGTCAGGATATTTGCCATTAATAAGCTTTGTGTAGAAAGTGTATTCATTACTTTTAAGAATAAGATGTGTAGGATTATGATAAATCTCAAATCCATCAATAAAAAGCTTTGAAACTTCGATAATAGCTTTTTTAGGGATAATAAGAGAAAGCACATTGATTGATTGGCTTTTATATTCAATCACAGCTAGACGTCTCGTATCTGTAGCGGCGAAATTAAATCCATAATCTTTAATATCTAATAAACAGCCATTAAGCTCGTATTTTGGGTTATTTGTATCCACAGCAGGATTTATCTTTTTAAGTGAATTTAAAAACTTTTCAGATTCTATATTTATTTGAGCATTTTGTTCATATTCTGGAAATTTTGGGAATTCATCAGCATTAAACATGGGGAGCTTTGTGCGGGATTTGCCTTGTGAAATATGCAGAGAATCTTCTTTTGTTTCAATGGTTATATCACCTTCCTTAAGGCGTTTGATAGTATCTAGAATCTGCCGACCATTAGCCGTAGCATTGCCTTGCATTTGAGAAGGAATATTAATACGGGATTCTAGCCAAATCTCATAATCTGTAGCCTTAAGGATAAACATATCATCTGTAGCTTCAAAGTAAATGTGAGAAGTGATTTGCGACCTATCTCTTTTATCAAGGAAATTTTGGCAATTTGTAAGGGTTGTTTCTAGTAGGCTTTTTGGAATGGAGATTTTCATCTGCAATGTCCTTTAAAATAAGATTATTAAGGTAGGAGTAGTAGGAAGAGTGAAAAGGTGAAAAACTCCTCCACAATCGCCTAGAGCTTTAAATGCATGCGTGAATAACTTTAGTGTATCTCATCACATAATGGCGCGCATTATATCTAAAAAATCTTATACTTTGAGTAATTTATGAAAGTTTATAGGGCATATCAGGCAATATTAAAAGCTTTTGATATAATTTGCACTTTTTAAATTTTAAAGGGCAAAGCATGACTTTTACAATAAATTCTATGCATAATAGAATCTATATCCAGTTGCAAGGGCGATGTGATTACACGCTTAAAAAATCTACGCAAAGAGCTTTAGCACGCGCTATTGAGCACTCTAAAGTATTAAGCATTGATTTTAGCGGAGTGTCAAAAGTGGATTTTGTCTTTTGTGCTTTTGTTTATGAGCTTTTAGAGGGTAGAGCCTATGAGCTTATAGGCACAAGCACACAAATTGATGAGATATTTGACACACTTAAAAGCACTTTGCCGCGCCAAAAACAAGCACAAGAGCAAAATATATCGCTATTTTATAGAATCTGGTTTATTTTTACTCATCTTTTTATGTTTTTAGGCAAGCGTGTAGAGCAGTTTTTTCACACTTGTTTAGATTTTTTACAATTTTGCGGTATGTGTTTGTGGTATTTTTTCCGCGCGGTGCTGCACCCTCATTATTTTAAATTAAGCTCAATTTTTTATCACATCAATGAAGCGGGCTTTAAGGCTTTGCCTGTAGCGCTGCTTACATCTTTTATTGTAAGTTATGCTATTGCCTTGCAGGGGGTTTTACAGCTTGATAGAATGGGTGTGCCACTTATGAGTGTGGAGATTGTGGCTAAGCTTTGCTTGCGTGAAATGGGTCCTTTTATCTTAGCCATTGTGATAGCAGGTAGGAGTGCATCAGCCTTTAGTGCGCAAATTGGCGTTATGAATCTCACAGAAGAAAATGATGCGCTAAAGACTATGAATCTAAGCCTTTTTGATTATCTTATTTTGCCGCGCGTGCTGG
Protein-coding sequences here:
- the gyrB gene encoding DNA topoisomerase (ATP-hydrolyzing) subunit B, producing the protein MDKKEYQASNIKVLKGLEAVRKRPGMYIGDTNIGGLHHMIYEVVDNSIDEAMAGYCNEISITLTTQGSAIIEDNGRGIPVDIHPTENLPAATLVLTTLHAGGKFDQDTYKVSGGLHGVGVSVVNALSKHLIMTIKKNGHIYRQEFAKGIPQSDLEIIGDTNENGTTIEFIPDGEVMEVLEFDAQILIARFKEMAYLNHNITIHFKDERTQLEEHYHFEGGLSQFIQDINKKPLISSIISFSAFELETDVEIALAYNEGYDEKVLSFVNNIRTPDGGTHEAGFRAGLSRAIMNYIEANASAREKDSKVTGDDVREGLVAIISTKVIDPQFEGQTKGKLGSSFVKPIVQKLIYEKLSKFFEENPNEAKAIMQKAIMAARGREAAKKARDLTRKKESFSVGTLPGKLADCQSKDPIESEIYLVEGDSAGGSAKQGRDRAFQAILPLRGKILNVEKSRLDKILKSDEIKNMITAFGCGIGDEFNIEKLRYHKIIIMTDADVDGSHIQTLLMTFFYRYLKPLVENGHIYIAQPPLYRYKKGKKEIYLKDERALSEYLIENGIENFSFQGVGNKELLEILKFISHYRSILKELEKHYPMIEVVRYLVENEQFDSLDLTELSQKIESYLISKECNILNKSVQEAQITLYVQTKVGLVELHINSALFMDNFFQEARHIYKKIASRALDFLNGEDLIEFLEKIEESAKKDAYIQRYKGLGEMNPEQLWETTMMKANRTLLRVKIDDDADTDEIFTLFMGDEVEPRRVYIQEHAKDVKHLDV
- the dnaN gene encoding DNA polymerase III subunit beta, which gives rise to MKISIPKSLLETTLTNCQNFLDKRDRSQITSHIYFEATDDMFILKATDYEIWLESRINIPSQMQGNATANGRQILDTIKRLKEGDITIETKEDSLHISQGKSRTKLPMFNADEFPKFPEYEQNAQINIESEKFLNSLKKINPAVDTNNPKYELNGCLLDIKDYGFNFAATDTRRLAVIEYKSQSINVLSLIIPKKAIIEVSKLFIDGFEIYHNPTHLILKSNEYTFYTKLINGKYPDYEKIIPKEFKHKITLPKDKFVDALQFVKSLANNIKITLTPNEISFETLNEESGEASTQIEVQTGIDEFTLGINSKYILDFLSQVEGSEFVLCLNDTNTPFVVVYENFSTVIMPVIL
- a CDS encoding MlaE family ABC transporter permease, with translation MTFTINSMHNRIYIQLQGRCDYTLKKSTQRALARAIEHSKVLSIDFSGVSKVDFVFCAFVYELLEGRAYELIGTSTQIDEIFDTLKSTLPRQKQAQEQNISLFYRIWFIFTHLFMFLGKRVEQFFHTCLDFLQFCGMCLWYFFRAVLHPHYFKLSSIFYHINEAGFKALPVALLTSFIVSYAIALQGVLQLDRMGVPLMSVEIVAKLCLREMGPFILAIVIAGRSASAFSAQIGVMNLTEENDALKTMNLSLFDYLILPRVLALVIVMPLLVFLADAISLFGAMLAIKIQAGINFVQYLERFYEYVSIEHFWVGVIKAPFFGATIALIGCFRGLCVKGDAESVGLETTKSVVNVIFWVILINALFSLITTRLGI